From the genome of Papaver somniferum cultivar HN1 chromosome 2, ASM357369v1, whole genome shotgun sequence, one region includes:
- the LOC113353707 gene encoding intracellular ribonuclease LX-like — translation MKKCWASMDLHNGEVNDAYFWSHEWVRHGQYTGWSQGCYFSEAVNLFEKQEITGVILTRFPPGPTQTLSVRDLERGVHAEKNIIVFVKCNTNKDDDQQLQEIGIYYRYKGGKWSAIDHPKQSECNTNIPMVFPYE, via the coding sequence atgaaaaagtgtTGGGCAAGCATGGATCTTCATAATGGAGAAGTAAATGACGCTTATTTCTGGTCGCATGAGTGGGTTCGTCATGGCCAGTATACTGGCTGGTCTCAAGGTTGTTATTTTTCAGAGGCGGTAAACCTATTTGAGAAGCAAGAAATAACCGGTGTTATACTCACACGTTTCCCTCCTGGACCTACCCAAACTCTTAGTGTGAGGGATTTGGAAAGAGGCGTTCATGCTGAGAAAAATATCATTGTGTTTGTGAAGTGCAACACCAACAAGGATGATGACCAACAGTTGCAAGAAATTGGCATTTATTATCGCTATAAAGGAGGCAAATGGTCTGCAATTGACCACCCAAAGCAATCAGAGTGCAATACCAACATTCCCATGGTCTTTCCGTACGAATGA